One region of Chaetodon auriga isolate fChaAug3 chromosome 5, fChaAug3.hap1, whole genome shotgun sequence genomic DNA includes:
- the ankdd1b gene encoding uncharacterized protein ankdd1b: protein MERKAVAMRAMLKKHCPTKEDLDPRKWMRQETVRGFADFIMNKHSDKDTDNSFDNNEMLLDTEKQFMEAAKRNDVETMKILGKRLNANARNVHDRTALHFAVAGKNKEAVQLLLQRRVRVDQKDKYGVAPIHLAAWFGSLEILKLLVQAGAEQKVENEEGLNIMHCAAINNHTDIIEYIVDDLQMKELDKEDQSGNRAFALAAEHGCVDTLELLMGPYNMATMKPNKVGDTPLHFAARNDHLDAVQLLLQSFDTRNEVNMDGETALYQAAENGQEGCVLVLLEAGCDPDILTTAKCSALHPVSQRGDTSLVQLLLEYKANTDFRNQHLEAPLHLAVKNSHIPVIHSLLKAGCDINVTDKRSQTAMHHAAELAKIEVVEMLLKAGLDLTLQDKQGKTALGVAVRADEVIIVDMIIKAERYCAWRTANPELNESVHSEYPLTFKLDHRSETKQLRLMAWRLAYELLKAGDWKRLAKHWGFTQAQVLAIEEQWIGQHSYKEHGNRMLLIWLHGEELAQKSTAKELYQGLILTGNRKAADKIRMEAESSSSKSCSIS from the exons ATGGAGAGAAAAGCTGTGGCTATGAGGGCGATGCTGAAGAAGCATTGTCCTACGAAGGAAGATTTGGACCCTCGAAAGTGGATGAGACAGGAGACGGTGAGGGGATTTGCTGACTTCATAATGAACAAGCACTCGGACAAAGATACAGACAACAGCTTTGACAACAACGAGATGT TGCTTGACACAGAGAAGCAGTTTATGGAAGCAGCTAAGAGAAATGATGTGGAGACCATGAAGATTTTAGGAAAAAGGCTGAACGCCAATGCGAGGAATGTG CATGATAGGACTGCCCTCCACTTTGCAGTAGCTGGGAAAAATAAGGAAGCTGTGCAGCTTCTTCTACAGCGCAGGGTCAGGGTGGACCAAAAGGACAAG TACGGTGTGGCACCCATTCATTTGGCTGCCTGGTTTGGCAGTTTGGAGATCCTGAAGTTATTAGTGCAGGCTGGGGCCGAACAGAAGGTTGAGAACGAG GAAGGACTGAACATCATGCACTGTGCTGCCATCAACAACCACACAGATATTATAGAGTATATTGTTGATGACCTGCAGATGAAGGAACTGGACAAAGAAGACCAG TCAGGAAACCGGGCATTTGCATTGGCGGCAGAGCATGGGTGTGTTGATACATTAGAATTGCTGATGGGCCCGTACAATATGGCCACCATGAAGCCTaacaaggt AGGAGACACGCCCCTGCACTTTGCTGCCAGGAACGACCATTTGGACGCCGtccaactgctgctgcagagctttgatACTCGGAATGAAGTCAATATG GATGGTGAGACAGCTCTGTACCAAGCTGCAGAGAATGGTCAGGAGGGATGTGTACTGGTCCTGCTGGAGGCTGGCTGTGACCCTGACATCCTCACAACG GCCAAATGCAGTGCTCTCCATCCAGTTTCACAAAGAGGAGACACATCTCTTGTCCAGCTCCTCTTAGAGTACAAAGCCAATACAGACTTTAGGAATCAA CACCTAGAGGCTCCTCTCCACCTGGCAGTGAAGAACAGTCATATCCCTGTGATCCATTCTCTACTGAAGGCTGGCTGCGACATTAATGTCACAGATAAG AGGTCCCAGACTGCTATGCATCATGCAGCAGAGCTGGCCAAAATAGAGGTGGTGGAGATGCTTCTTAAAGCCGGGTTAGATCTGACACTCCAGGATAAG CAGGGTAAGACGGCTCTGGGTGTGGCAGTCAGAGCAGATGAGGTGATTATTGTGGACATGATCATCAAAGCAGAAAGATACTGCGCCTGGAGGACG GCCAACCCCGAGCTTAATGAGAGCGTTCACAGCGAGTATCCGCTAACATTTAAGCTCGACCACCGCTCTGAGACCAAGCAGCTCCGTTTGATGGCCTGGCGCCTGGCGTACGAGCTCCTGAAAGCAGGAGACTGGAAAAGACTGGCCAAACACTGGGGCTTCACTCAGGCTCAAGTGTTGGCCATCGAGGAGCAGTGGATAG GTCAGCACAGCTATAAAGAGCATGGGAACAGGATGCTGCTGATCTGGCTCCATGGGGAGGAGTTGGCTCAGAAGAGCACCGCTAAAGAACTTTACCAGGGCCTCATCCTGACAGGGAACAGGAAAGCTGCAG ATAAGATCCGAATGGAGGCAGAGAGTTCCAGCAGTAAGAGCTGCAGCATTTCATGA